A portion of the Verrucomicrobiota bacterium genome contains these proteins:
- a CDS encoding helix-turn-helix domain-containing protein encodes MSDEVLTIKEVAALLKLAEKTVYAMANAGEMPAFKIRGQWRIKRAELDQWLDEQPRGGGEERDGEE; translated from the coding sequence ATGTCCGACGAAGTGCTGACCATCAAGGAAGTCGCCGCGTTGCTCAAGCTCGCGGAGAAGACCGTCTACGCCATGGCCAACGCCGGCGAGATGCCGGCTTTCAAGATCCGCGGGCAGTGGCGCATCAAGCGCGCCGAGCTGGACCAGTGGCTCGACGAGCAGCCGCGAGGCGGGGGAGAAGAGCGCGATGGCGAAGAGTAA